The region CTTCTTGGAAAAGATGGAAGAGTAACGGAGATTGTTGAATTTACAAATATAGAAAAAAGCCCTACTTCATTTCAGTGCGACCCTTATGAGCAGCTAACTTTATTGAGAAGGCTTGAAGAGGAAGATATAGACCTTTTATGCCTATACCATTCACATCCTGAAGGTGAATGCAAACCATCAGAAAAGGATATTCGCCTTGCTCAATTCAATTGTTATTATCTTATTGTGCTTTTAAAGAATCTTTCAAATCCTAAAGCAGGACTCTTTTCTATAAAGGACGGAAGGTATCAGGAAGAGAAGCTGGTAATTGAGTAATCAATCAGGGAGAAATCTATCGTTGTTGGTTTGCATTGTCTCTTGAAAAGATGCTTTTCCTTAATCCCGGCACTTGGACAGGAATATCCTTAACGAGATTTCCTTCTACAAACCATAAAAATTTATCCTTCTCCTTGTAAACCCATTCTTCCACCTTTCGCGGCTTTTCTTTGCCTGAAACAGCTTCCTTATAAACCAATATATATGATGGCGGACCAAGCTCGTCATAGATTTTCTTCTGTATTGCAGATAGTTTTTTCTCTTTCAGCACGGGTTTTTCCCATATATTCGGTTTGACGAATTTTCCTTTTTTTATATATGACACATTGTTTGCGCACGCAGATAAAAGAAGCGTAAGGATAATTATCAGAAATATATAAAAAAAATATCTATTCCCTTTGTTCATATCTAAAGTTTTATTCTTAATTTTTTGTTCTTATATTATGAAGACAATTTTTTGTCCAAAGGAAATTATAGGGAAGGGAATATGAAGTTTCTTAACTTTCTTTATTTGCTATTGAGCACTTCGCGGACTTTTTTAAGAAGTGCCTGGGGTGTAAAAGGTTTTTGAATGTAAGGGATATTCCCCTTCAATCCGCCATTTCGCAGAAATTCATTGTCCGAATAACCTGACATAACCAATGTTTTGATTGATGGATTCCTTTCTTTTATTTTTTTCGACAGTTCGATTCCATCCATTCCGGGCATTATAAGGTCTGTGATGAGTAGGTCAAAAGGTCCAGCGCCATTGCCGGCTTTTTCAAGGGCTTCTTCAGGTGTTTCAGCTGTGTCAACTCTATATCCTTTAGATGACATTATTTCTCGCGTCAGCTCTCTTACAGTTTCCTCATCTTCCACTACAAGCACTTTTTCGAAACCGATTGATGCTTCTGCCTCTTCAACAACATCT is a window of Candidatus Schekmanbacteria bacterium DNA encoding:
- a CDS encoding M67 family peptidase — translated: MLSIPSSIYDKLIRQLKKEYPYEGCGALLGKDGRVTEIVEFTNIEKSPTSFQCDPYEQLTLLRRLEEEDIDLLCLYHSHPEGECKPSEKDIRLAQFNCYYLIVLLKNLSNPKAGLFSIKDGRYQEEKLVIE